From a single Gracilimonas sp. genomic region:
- a CDS encoding FixH family protein, which translates to MKKFNWGTGIVLAVTVFVVATLSVVSYMISLDFYLVSNDHYEEGVEYQQTIDKKKRAENLKNPVVVLFDEPTVSIKLIFPKEIMSDSLSGNVTFYRPNNPELDKKYRLNLDTEGLQTIPVSEFEKGRWKLTVEWQTDSLSYIEEKNIFI; encoded by the coding sequence ATGAAAAAATTTAACTGGGGAACCGGTATCGTGTTGGCGGTTACGGTTTTTGTCGTCGCTACCTTAAGTGTGGTAAGCTATATGATTTCTTTAGATTTCTACCTCGTCTCAAACGACCATTACGAGGAAGGAGTTGAATACCAGCAAACCATCGACAAAAAAAAGCGTGCCGAAAACCTGAAAAACCCGGTGGTGGTTTTGTTTGATGAGCCCACAGTTTCCATAAAGTTAATCTTCCCTAAAGAAATTATGTCTGACTCACTTTCTGGTAACGTCACTTTCTATCGTCCTAACAACCCTGAACTGGACAAGAAATACAGATTAAACCTTGACACAGAAGGACTTCAAACCATCCCTGTAAGTGAATTTGAAAAAGGTCGCTGGAAACTAACCGTTGAATGGCAAACCGACTCGCTTTCTTACATCGAGGAGAAAAACATTTTTATTTAA